In Nitrospira sp. CR1.1, a single genomic region encodes these proteins:
- a CDS encoding GTPase Era, which produces MKFGSVAIIGRSNVGKSTLLNRLLKEKIAIVSDKPQTTRTRILGVAHVEGAQIVFLDTPGFHEPRHLLNRRMVRTTLETFDDADVLYVVVEATSQPGPGDLAVVEHVKQAVAKQARPVVLVINKVDLVNKSRLLPLMEQYLRIFPWTEMVPVSAQTADNTDRLLSVTVSLLADGEATYSEDMITDQSMRTLAAELIREKILQQTYEEIPHSVAVDIEEFVETKKLIKIGAVVIVEKESQKGILIGKQGERLKSVGTAAREDMERLFGTKVFVKVWVKVRESWREDEQTLAELGY; this is translated from the coding sequence ATGAAGTTTGGCAGTGTGGCCATTATCGGGCGTTCGAATGTCGGGAAATCGACCCTCCTGAATCGTCTGCTGAAGGAAAAAATCGCCATCGTGTCTGACAAGCCGCAAACCACCAGGACGCGGATTCTGGGGGTAGCGCATGTGGAAGGGGCTCAGATCGTGTTTCTCGACACGCCGGGCTTTCACGAGCCACGCCACCTGCTGAACCGACGCATGGTGCGGACGACGTTGGAGACATTCGATGATGCCGATGTGCTGTATGTGGTCGTCGAAGCCACATCCCAGCCCGGGCCCGGTGACCTGGCTGTGGTCGAACATGTGAAGCAAGCGGTTGCCAAGCAGGCGCGGCCGGTGGTGCTCGTGATCAATAAAGTCGATCTGGTGAATAAGTCGCGGCTGCTTCCTCTCATGGAGCAGTACCTGCGCATTTTCCCCTGGACAGAAATGGTGCCGGTCTCGGCACAGACTGCCGACAACACCGACCGGCTGTTGTCGGTGACGGTGTCGCTGCTGGCCGACGGCGAGGCGACCTACAGTGAGGATATGATCACGGATCAATCCATGCGGACTCTCGCCGCCGAGCTGATCCGCGAAAAAATTCTTCAGCAGACCTATGAAGAGATTCCGCACTCGGTGGCGGTCGACATCGAAGAGTTTGTCGAAACCAAAAAATTGATCAAGATCGGGGCCGTGGTGATCGTCGAAAAGGAATCGCAGAAGGGTATTCTGATCGGCAAACAGGGCGAGCGGCTCAAGTCGGTGGGAACGGCAGCACGGGAAGATATGGAACGGCTGTTCGGGACCAAGGTGTTTGTGAAAGTGTGGGTCAAGGTTCGCGAATCGTGGCGAGAGGACGAACAAACCCTCGCGGAGTTAGGTTATTAA
- the mgtE gene encoding magnesium transporter encodes MRLVSIQRLLRRGAITNLAKMLARMHPADIANVIDHLSSLKEKREIFELVRGDVKRGQVLSELDGESITLVLSDLLPSDAAWLLKDLGSDDIAHILSVIPNDRAKEILALMRTEDSTEIADLLKYPKGTAGGIMTTEFFALFEDATAQEAIRRLQQATDAEMVFYIYVTDKEDRLVGVLSLRQLLTVPPATPLKNIMTRDLISVAVDMDQEEVSRQVASYNLLAIPVVEKDGKLVGIITVDDVVDVIREEATEDMLKMAGAIEEDAMFKSSSMAAARVRLPWLFTNLVGSLLSGMLLWMFRYTIQEVVAIVSFIPVIAAMGGNVGLQSSTLIIRGLATGLVELTDVWKIFFREAKIAFLMGIACSLMLTVVGWLWHQVFLGMVVGVSLITAFLVSTSMATVMPIVLKRMGVDPAVAAGPFVTTANDITGIAIYLTLATVFLEQIR; translated from the coding sequence GTGCGCCTGGTCTCCATCCAACGACTCTTGCGACGGGGAGCGATTACCAATCTGGCAAAAATGCTCGCGCGCATGCATCCGGCGGATATTGCCAACGTCATCGATCACCTTTCCTCGCTGAAAGAAAAGCGTGAAATTTTTGAGTTGGTGCGGGGAGATGTGAAGCGCGGGCAAGTGCTGAGCGAATTGGATGGCGAGAGCATCACGCTGGTGCTGTCCGATCTGCTGCCGTCCGATGCCGCCTGGCTGTTGAAAGATCTCGGCTCCGACGATATCGCGCATATTCTGAGTGTGATTCCGAACGATCGCGCAAAGGAAATCCTGGCGCTGATGCGGACGGAAGACTCCACTGAGATCGCCGATTTGCTGAAATATCCCAAAGGCACGGCCGGCGGCATCATGACCACGGAGTTTTTCGCCCTGTTCGAGGATGCGACGGCACAGGAAGCGATTCGCCGACTGCAGCAGGCGACCGATGCTGAAATGGTCTTCTATATTTACGTGACGGATAAAGAAGACCGGCTGGTCGGTGTGTTGTCCCTTCGTCAATTGCTGACCGTTCCCCCGGCCACTCCGCTCAAGAACATCATGACTCGCGATCTGATCAGCGTCGCGGTCGACATGGACCAGGAGGAAGTATCGCGCCAGGTGGCGAGTTACAACTTGCTGGCGATTCCGGTTGTTGAGAAAGACGGGAAACTGGTCGGCATCATCACCGTCGACGACGTCGTGGACGTCATCCGTGAAGAAGCCACCGAAGATATGTTAAAAATGGCCGGCGCCATTGAGGAGGACGCGATGTTCAAGTCCTCCAGCATGGCCGCCGCTCGTGTGCGCTTGCCCTGGTTGTTTACCAATCTGGTGGGAAGCCTGCTTTCCGGGATGCTGTTGTGGATGTTCCGGTACACGATTCAAGAGGTTGTCGCCATCGTCAGTTTCATTCCCGTGATTGCGGCGATGGGAGGCAACGTCGGTCTGCAGTCCTCCACGCTCATCATTCGGGGTCTCGCGACCGGCCTGGTGGAACTCACCGATGTCTGGAAGATTTTCTTTCGTGAAGCGAAGATCGCCTTCTTGATGGGTATTGCCTGTAGCCTCATGCTGACCGTTGTCGGCTGGTTGTGGCACCAGGTGTTTCTTGGCATGGTGGTAGGGGTGTCGCTCATTACGGCTTTCCTCGTCTCGACCAGCATGGCGACGGTGATGCCGATCGTCCTGAAGCGCATGGGTGTAGACCCTGCGGTCGCCGCCGGTCCGTTTGTGACGACGGCCAATGATATCACCGGGATTGCGATTTACCTCACCTTGGCGACGGTCTTCCTCGAGCAGATTCGATAA
- the recO gene encoding DNA repair protein RecO — protein sequence MSFSAQGGEMPLVKTAAIVLHSRKWGDADRIVTCYTLRLGKLRGVARGARRLKSRLGGMIEPFTLCQLDLFEKPGDSLYRISQVALDEPFAKLRSDLALMTAAGRMVNLVSAVMAEGDAEPRVFEMLESGLRTLLESRDPVWTTLLFQIRLLGITGFRPQTEQCATCGHVHRTFLPHFSPLAGGMVCERCASRQPFRCTALSRGSVAFLQQALHMQPALLDRLHAAGQVRAEVESVIESYVTVVAGRRLPAVDFLTGGGPA from the coding sequence ATGTCATTCTCGGCGCAGGGTGGTGAGATGCCGCTGGTAAAGACGGCCGCGATCGTGCTGCATAGTCGGAAGTGGGGAGACGCCGACCGGATTGTCACGTGTTACACGCTACGGCTGGGGAAACTGCGCGGAGTGGCGCGGGGGGCGCGCCGGCTGAAGAGCCGCTTGGGCGGCATGATCGAGCCGTTTACCCTGTGCCAGCTAGATCTGTTTGAAAAGCCCGGGGACTCGTTGTACCGTATCTCGCAGGTGGCTCTCGATGAACCGTTTGCGAAACTTCGCAGCGATTTAGCGTTGATGACTGCTGCCGGGCGGATGGTTAATCTCGTGAGCGCCGTCATGGCCGAGGGCGATGCCGAACCGCGCGTCTTTGAGATGTTGGAATCAGGATTGCGTACATTGCTGGAGAGTCGGGACCCGGTGTGGACTACCTTGTTGTTTCAGATTCGCTTGCTGGGTATCACCGGATTTCGCCCGCAAACCGAACAGTGCGCGACCTGTGGGCACGTGCATCGAACTTTTCTTCCTCACTTTTCCCCGCTGGCCGGGGGGATGGTGTGTGAGCGGTGTGCGAGTCGCCAGCCGTTTCGGTGCACGGCCTTGTCCCGTGGCAGCGTGGCCTTTCTCCAGCAAGCCTTACACATGCAGCCGGCACTGCTCGATCGATTGCACGCGGCGGGGCAAGTGCGAGCTGAAGTCGAATCGGTGATCGAGAGTTATGTCACGGTGGTGGCAGGCCGACGTTTGCCGGCCGTGGATTTCCTGACCGGCGGTGGGCCTGCGTAA
- a CDS encoding DUF971 domain-containing protein, with protein sequence MSETVLEPTDMEWIEKGVLSITWSDGHKARYPVRYLRQHCPCAACTDEWTGELRLKPDDVPLVIMLQDIQPVGRYAFQFTWSDGHDTGIYSYSFLRRLCQCDVCQPVKPVEPRSRRLL encoded by the coding sequence ATGAGTGAAACGGTGCTTGAACCCACCGATATGGAATGGATAGAGAAGGGCGTGTTGAGCATCACGTGGAGTGATGGACATAAGGCCCGCTACCCGGTCAGGTATCTCCGGCAGCATTGTCCTTGCGCCGCTTGCACGGATGAATGGACCGGTGAACTGCGCCTCAAGCCCGATGATGTGCCGCTGGTCATCATGCTGCAAGATATTCAGCCGGTGGGGCGCTATGCATTTCAGTTTACGTGGAGTGATGGGCACGATACGGGAATCTACTCCTATTCGTTCCTTCGCCGGTTGTGCCAGTGTGATGTCTGTCAGCCGGTGAAACCGGTGGAACCACGGTCTCGGCGGTTGCTTTGA
- the glgA gene encoding glycogen synthase GlgA yields MNPTPDQSPLKICMVASEVVPLAKTGGLADVVGALAIEFAKLGHDVCVMLPAYRQVDELGYQMTDGVRLSVPAGPSLMDVRVQEVFAPPLDVKGHGRLRVFVVRHDPFFSRSGLYQEAGRDYPDNLDRFVLFCRAVMEMVIHLGEHEGWQADLLHLHDWQAALCAVFLRTQYQGRPSLSRTRSVLTIHNLGYQGLFPAAQFSSTGLPLHLFTPAALEFYGQVNVLKGGLVFADLLITVSPNYSQEIQTPEYGCGLEGVITERKNVLSGIVNGIDTDSWNPATDPNLIAPYNVSNLSGKARCKKALQRELGLRLLKEPLLGVIARLTSQKGIDLVLDVLPDLMELDVQVVILGTGEPHYEQQVREWAERYPGKIAVRNVFDEGLAHRIEAGADLFIMPSRYEPCGLSQLYSLRYGTVPVVRRTGGLADTVVSYTPRTFKESRATGFSFTDSNSASLLTSLLLALSVYRKKADWQRLVRTGMGQDLSWSRSAFIYLQLFRDVVSREGEQKT; encoded by the coding sequence ATGAACCCGACTCCCGATCAGTCTCCGCTGAAGATTTGTATGGTCGCATCAGAGGTCGTGCCGTTGGCAAAAACGGGCGGCCTTGCGGATGTCGTCGGCGCGCTAGCAATCGAATTTGCCAAGCTGGGACACGATGTCTGCGTCATGTTGCCGGCCTATCGACAGGTTGACGAGCTGGGTTATCAGATGACGGACGGCGTCCGCTTATCTGTTCCCGCTGGGCCTAGCTTGATGGATGTGCGCGTGCAGGAAGTGTTCGCGCCGCCGTTAGATGTGAAAGGCCATGGCCGCTTGCGCGTATTCGTTGTTCGACACGATCCGTTCTTTTCACGGTCTGGCCTGTATCAAGAAGCCGGCCGCGATTATCCCGACAATCTGGATCGGTTCGTCCTTTTCTGCCGGGCCGTGATGGAGATGGTCATTCATCTCGGTGAACACGAAGGATGGCAGGCGGATCTTCTGCACCTTCACGATTGGCAGGCCGCCCTGTGTGCGGTCTTTCTGCGGACGCAGTATCAGGGGCGGCCGTCGTTGAGCCGCACCCGTAGTGTGTTGACCATTCATAATCTGGGGTATCAGGGATTGTTCCCCGCCGCGCAGTTTTCCTCGACAGGACTGCCGTTGCACCTGTTCACGCCTGCCGCGCTCGAGTTTTATGGGCAGGTCAATGTGCTAAAGGGCGGGCTTGTCTTCGCCGATCTGCTGATCACGGTCAGCCCGAACTACAGTCAGGAAATACAGACGCCCGAATATGGGTGCGGGCTGGAGGGAGTCATCACCGAGCGGAAAAATGTGTTGTCTGGAATCGTCAATGGGATCGATACGGATAGCTGGAACCCGGCTACGGATCCCAACTTGATTGCGCCCTATAATGTCTCCAACCTCTCGGGGAAGGCGCGCTGCAAGAAGGCGCTTCAACGGGAATTGGGGCTTCGTCTGCTGAAGGAGCCGCTGCTGGGAGTGATTGCCCGGCTGACCAGCCAAAAAGGAATCGATCTCGTCCTCGACGTGCTTCCCGATCTTATGGAACTCGATGTCCAGGTCGTCATTCTCGGCACAGGGGAGCCTCACTATGAACAACAGGTGCGCGAGTGGGCGGAACGCTATCCCGGAAAAATTGCGGTCCGGAATGTGTTTGATGAGGGGTTGGCCCATCGAATTGAGGCCGGCGCGGATCTGTTTATCATGCCTTCCCGCTATGAGCCTTGCGGCCTCAGTCAGTTATACAGTCTGCGGTACGGGACGGTTCCCGTCGTGAGAAGGACCGGTGGGTTAGCCGATACGGTCGTGAGTTATACGCCGCGAACCTTCAAGGAATCGCGTGCCACCGGTTTCAGTTTTACGGATTCCAATTCTGCGTCGCTGCTCACCTCTTTGTTGCTCGCGCTGTCTGTGTATCGGAAAAAAGCGGATTGGCAGCGCCTCGTGAGGACAGGAATGGGACAGGATCTCTCATGGAGTCGATCTGCATTCATCTATCTGCAATTGTTCCGAGATGTGGTTTCTCGGGAAGGCGAACAGAAAACCTAG
- the aepX gene encoding phosphoenolpyruvate mutase, with protein MDSRPSLTKTRQFRNLLLSERLEFICEAHNGLSAKIVEEAGFPGIWASGLSISAQFGVRDNNEASWTQVLEDLEFMSDATKIPILLDGDTGYGNFNNMQRLIRKLEQRNIAAVCIEDKLFPKTNSFLKGDAQPMADMHEFCGKIKAGKDAQTDPDFCIIARVEAFICGWGLAEALRRAEAYHQAGADGILIHSALSVPDEILAFKREWGNRCPVVIVPTKYYSTPTDVFRQHGFSMVIWANHMLRAAVSIMQKTARALKQSENLLSIEDKVAPVSEIFRLQNAAELLEAEERYLPRGAEGTSAVVLAASRGEELGGLTEEQPKTMVKIQGAPILSHIVDAYNAVGMKDILVVRGYKKEAVNLPNLTYVDNAEFSHTGELASLSLALRSRKGLFQPTIISYGDVLFNKYIPQALCQEPDDCVIFVDSNWQDQTSYARLGGFAECTLPNSRRAFNAKVYLKQLGNRIPADAIHGVWMGFLKLSSAAASDINNVILDLLSDPENRMAGIPQLLQELLRRGYPIRVLYTVGHWLDINSLDDVVQAGNF; from the coding sequence ATGGATTCGAGACCATCCCTGACTAAAACCCGCCAATTCCGAAATTTGCTGCTCTCCGAGCGGCTGGAGTTCATTTGCGAAGCGCACAATGGCCTCAGTGCCAAAATTGTGGAGGAGGCAGGGTTTCCCGGCATCTGGGCTAGTGGGCTCTCCATCTCCGCCCAGTTCGGCGTGCGTGACAACAATGAGGCGAGTTGGACTCAAGTTCTTGAGGATCTGGAATTCATGTCCGATGCCACCAAGATTCCAATCCTGCTCGATGGCGATACGGGATACGGCAATTTCAATAACATGCAGCGGCTCATCCGTAAGCTGGAACAGCGCAATATTGCCGCGGTCTGCATCGAAGACAAACTATTTCCTAAGACCAACAGTTTTTTGAAGGGCGATGCGCAGCCGATGGCCGATATGCACGAATTTTGCGGCAAAATCAAAGCCGGCAAGGACGCGCAAACTGATCCCGATTTCTGCATTATCGCCAGAGTGGAGGCGTTTATTTGTGGCTGGGGTCTGGCGGAGGCGTTACGTCGGGCTGAGGCCTATCATCAGGCAGGGGCCGACGGGATTCTCATTCATAGCGCGCTCTCGGTCCCGGATGAGATTCTGGCGTTCAAGCGGGAATGGGGAAACCGATGTCCCGTCGTGATCGTCCCAACGAAGTATTATTCCACGCCTACGGATGTCTTTCGGCAACATGGTTTTTCTATGGTGATTTGGGCGAACCACATGCTGCGGGCGGCGGTGTCGATCATGCAGAAAACGGCGCGGGCCTTGAAACAGAGTGAAAATCTGCTGTCCATCGAAGACAAGGTGGCTCCGGTGTCAGAAATATTCCGTTTGCAGAATGCCGCGGAGCTTTTGGAGGCTGAAGAACGCTATCTTCCCAGGGGGGCTGAGGGCACGTCTGCGGTGGTACTGGCCGCCTCCCGAGGCGAAGAATTGGGGGGGCTGACGGAAGAACAGCCCAAGACTATGGTCAAGATTCAGGGGGCGCCGATTCTGTCTCACATCGTCGATGCGTACAATGCCGTCGGGATGAAGGATATTCTCGTCGTACGCGGATACAAGAAAGAAGCCGTTAACCTCCCCAACCTGACCTATGTCGACAATGCGGAATTTTCACACACCGGTGAGTTGGCCTCCTTGTCCTTAGCGTTGCGCTCCAGGAAGGGGCTTTTTCAGCCGACGATTATTTCGTATGGCGATGTGTTGTTCAATAAGTATATTCCGCAGGCGCTGTGCCAAGAGCCTGATGATTGTGTGATTTTCGTCGATAGCAACTGGCAGGACCAAACGAGTTATGCCCGATTAGGAGGTTTTGCCGAGTGCACGCTTCCGAATTCGCGGAGAGCCTTCAATGCGAAAGTCTATCTCAAGCAGCTAGGAAACCGGATTCCGGCTGACGCGATTCATGGAGTTTGGATGGGGTTTCTTAAGCTCTCTTCCGCCGCCGCCTCTGATATCAATAATGTCATCTTGGACCTGCTCAGTGACCCGGAGAACCGCATGGCGGGCATCCCTCAGTTGCTGCAGGAACTGCTGCGGCGAGGATATCCTATCCGGGTGTTGTATACCGTCGGACATTGGCTGGATATCAATAGCCTTGACGATGTGGTGCAGGCCGGAAATTTTTGA
- the aepY gene encoding phosphonopyruvate decarboxylase: MIDPRKFVECLQANSVEFFTGVPDSLLKEFCACLEQVPEAGQHIISANEGGAVGLALGYHLATGKIPLVYLQNSGLGNIINPLLSLADAEVYSVPLLLVIGWRGETGVHDEPQHKKQGRVMLSMLEAMEVPYSILGPEVTDAEGSLRDALASVRKNNAPFALVIKKGTFSTFAGDTRKSSAFEMTREAAIQQVLEFLDERDVVVSTTGMASREVYEYRVRAGEGHERDFLTVGGMGHASQIALGVALQRPDRVVYCLDGDGALLMHMGALPITGVLKPGNFKHIVLNNGAHDSVGGQPTVGFNIDILGIARACSYRMVVHAQTPQELQSCLQELKRSKGPCLLEIRIRCGARKDLGRPATTPVENKHAFMDFIQS, translated from the coding sequence ATGATTGATCCTCGGAAATTTGTCGAATGCCTACAGGCAAACAGTGTGGAATTTTTCACCGGCGTGCCCGATTCGCTGCTCAAAGAATTCTGTGCCTGCCTGGAGCAGGTGCCGGAGGCCGGCCAGCACATCATCAGCGCCAATGAGGGAGGCGCAGTGGGGCTTGCGTTGGGCTACCATCTCGCGACAGGAAAAATACCCTTAGTATATTTGCAGAATTCTGGGCTAGGGAACATCATCAACCCGCTCTTATCCCTGGCTGATGCGGAGGTGTACTCAGTGCCCCTCTTGCTTGTGATCGGCTGGCGAGGCGAGACGGGTGTTCATGACGAGCCCCAGCATAAAAAGCAGGGGCGTGTCATGCTTTCCATGCTGGAAGCTATGGAGGTCCCGTATTCCATTTTAGGACCGGAAGTGACAGATGCCGAGGGCTCGTTAAGGGATGCACTGGCCTCTGTCCGAAAGAACAATGCGCCGTTCGCACTGGTGATTAAGAAGGGGACATTTAGCACTTTTGCCGGCGACACGAGAAAATCGTCCGCGTTCGAAATGACTCGAGAAGCGGCGATTCAGCAGGTGCTGGAATTTTTGGATGAGCGTGATGTCGTGGTATCTACGACGGGCATGGCCTCTCGGGAAGTATATGAATACAGGGTCAGAGCGGGCGAGGGCCACGAGCGGGATTTTTTAACGGTGGGCGGAATGGGGCATGCTTCCCAGATCGCTCTGGGCGTTGCCCTTCAACGACCGGACCGCGTTGTCTATTGTCTGGATGGAGATGGCGCTCTTCTCATGCACATGGGAGCTCTTCCAATTACTGGAGTGCTGAAGCCAGGAAATTTTAAGCATATTGTGTTGAACAATGGGGCGCACGATTCTGTTGGTGGGCAGCCGACGGTAGGGTTTAATATTGATATTCTTGGGATCGCCCGTGCCTGCTCCTATCGAATGGTCGTTCACGCACAGACACCGCAGGAGCTGCAGTCCTGTCTCCAGGAGTTGAAGCGATCGAAGGGCCCTTGCCTATTGGAGATTCGGATACGCTGTGGGGCCAGAAAAGATCTGGGGCGCCCTGCAACTACTCCAGTTGAGAACAAGCACGCCTTCATGGATTTTATCCAAAGCTGA
- a CDS encoding polysaccharide export protein, translating to MKAKIVFGVMILAGSWVTLAFASPFDQVPKVTLVAGASAVTPPSGMRHGGDGAEKSSLTVTPDYIMGPEDVLEITVWKNADLSKQVQVRPDGRISLPLIGDVSAVGRTAAQLTEEISARLKSYMENPTVSILVREVNSYQIYVLGEVNAPGKYPLKSKTTLLQAITIAHGFTQVAARNKIVVFRFGKDGEGLNKIKASYDDIVLRDGSDQNIELKPGDQIVVPSETMVVLPSR from the coding sequence ATGAAAGCTAAGATCGTATTTGGCGTGATGATCCTTGCTGGAAGTTGGGTCACTCTGGCGTTCGCCAGCCCCTTTGACCAGGTGCCTAAAGTCACTCTTGTAGCCGGTGCTTCTGCAGTGACGCCTCCTTCGGGTATGCGCCATGGAGGAGATGGAGCAGAGAAGTCCTCCCTGACTGTGACGCCGGATTACATCATGGGGCCGGAAGATGTCCTGGAAATTACCGTATGGAAAAATGCGGATCTCTCTAAGCAAGTCCAGGTTCGGCCTGATGGAAGGATTTCTCTTCCCTTGATTGGCGATGTTTCAGCGGTAGGGCGAACCGCTGCACAGCTGACTGAAGAAATCTCTGCACGCTTGAAATCTTATATGGAGAACCCGACTGTCTCAATTCTGGTCCGTGAAGTGAACAGCTATCAGATTTATGTCCTGGGAGAGGTGAATGCGCCCGGGAAGTACCCTTTGAAGAGTAAGACCACGCTATTGCAAGCCATAACCATTGCTCATGGATTTACTCAGGTGGCCGCCCGCAATAAGATCGTCGTCTTTCGATTTGGAAAAGATGGTGAGGGGTTGAACAAAATCAAGGCAAGTTATGACGACATCGTCCTTAGAGATGGGTCGGATCAAAACATCGAACTCAAGCCGGGAGATCAAATCGTGGTTCCCTCTGAAACTATGGTTGTATTGCCATCCAGGTAA
- a CDS encoding polysaccharide export protein → MQVIGLYRRAKGVRKVKTFGCRWLRGGVCIAVCVLLTLPGCWIGNEQIDFNVTYIPPNEFLLGPEDVLVVNVWRNQELSREVIIRPDGKISMPLIGDVQAAGMTSNVLAKRIADGLAEFMSNPTVSVQVKEVNSYYVYVLGEVSKPGKVPLKSYATVLQGISLAGGFTTFASRNKIHVLRVVPNGQGQPKQVQIPVPYEDILQGKNSEGNFFLKAGDVIVVP, encoded by the coding sequence GTGCAGGTGATCGGGTTGTACCGACGAGCCAAAGGAGTTAGGAAAGTGAAAACTTTCGGTTGCAGATGGTTGCGGGGGGGGGTATGTATTGCTGTTTGTGTGCTCCTCACTCTTCCTGGGTGCTGGATAGGCAATGAACAAATAGATTTTAACGTTACCTATATTCCACCAAATGAGTTTTTGTTAGGCCCTGAAGATGTTCTTGTTGTAAACGTATGGAGAAATCAGGAGCTCTCTCGGGAAGTCATTATCCGACCTGACGGGAAGATTTCCATGCCATTGATCGGTGACGTGCAGGCGGCTGGCATGACCTCAAACGTGTTGGCAAAGCGTATTGCTGATGGACTTGCTGAGTTCATGTCGAATCCCACAGTCTCAGTCCAGGTCAAAGAGGTCAATAGCTACTACGTGTATGTTTTGGGAGAGGTCTCTAAACCAGGTAAGGTGCCTCTCAAATCATATGCTACGGTTTTGCAAGGCATATCATTGGCTGGCGGTTTTACGACGTTTGCCTCGAGAAATAAGATTCATGTATTGCGAGTTGTTCCAAATGGTCAAGGTCAACCGAAGCAGGTTCAGATTCCCGTTCCATATGAAGACATTCTGCAAGGTAAGAATTCGGAGGGAAATTTTTTCCTCAAGGCTGGTGATGTCATTGTTGTGCCGTGA